ACagtttgaatgaaataaaacgGAGTGAGACGCCTGCCGGGCCTACCTGGAGAAGAGGCAAAGCAACGAGAGTTTGCGCAAGCTTGGTCCTCAACTTTTACGCGCACTGAACGTGTGCTTTTTGTGGCAGGTACACACCTTTTATACCTCtaaatgctctctctctctctctctctctcttggtCTCCCCccccctctctttctttctcctccccttGAAGTGAATCCTCAGGGCGCGCAGACACCTGTCGCACGGTGCGTTGCTCTGATCCAATATTGACATAAAGGGGGAGGGgagctcgtgtgtgtgtgtgtgtgtgtgtgtatgtgcgtgtgttgGGGgcggccacacacacacacacatactcacacaaAATGAATTATTCCTCCATCCCCTCTGCTCCATCCACAgcgccctcctcctcctcctctctgtcagGGCAACGTGTCTGACCTTTGTGCCGGCGCtgaactgtaaagaaaaaaggcTCATTGTAACATATCTACCTGCCGACTTGTTCAATCTGTCTTACTCGGCGCCTGTTCGGGTATCATTTTCATATCATATGCCTTGCAAATGACTTTCAGCTGCTGCCTGACTCACCTTGCTCCACAACTTTGGGGAATGAAGCGCATTGAGTCATCCCGCTGCTGAGGAGGGAAAATGTTTAGGGTTCAGATTAGATCTGTTTCAGCAAAAATCCAccctgagacacaaaacattgatGTAATCTATTCAAACACATGCGTTTTAGTCAAAAAAGGAAATCAGAGGTGCAAAAACTTGAACTGGCGATTATCAGGTGACAGCTTCTGCAGCAAATTCAGTGTGTAGGCTGGTTTTGCTGTTACATGccgttgtttttgtctgattggCCTCTATAAGAAAATTATTATTCAACTGACAGTTAGCTAAGCATGGATTAAACAAAAAAGACGGTAGGCTAAATAAATCAACGGGTTCTGAAAGATCAAAGAATGAGCTCAAATTAGTCACCTTACTAGGATGATCCAGACATCCACAATGACAGCAGGCCTGTCAGAGACcttcttgttgttttctctcatttccaTCATACAAAACCTACTAATCCAATTTTATTAAACTTTTTGCAAAGGATTAACATATAAAAATTGCACTTgattcactttattttaaattgcgAGACAGGAAATCTTTCTTTGTGCAGGACAATGTAGACATTTAACCCTTACATGCATAAGTGGGttaaaaatgacccggtgaggtcattttcttgcaatatctttgtaatgaaaagcttttatcatttcatattccagctattcctcacaaaacatgttttcaatatcacagcatttaaatttttaatttacctTTTATACTCTTAAAGAAACTGTAATGTTTGTATTACTAGCcaaagctctttatcactgataatatcatacaaaaggtgatgcagtgcacagctggaggaaaagagtagaaaaatggcaacaaaatggatgttgacattcttctattgctgttcggtgtaatcttctttttcagttatcaaaatgttcaaaatctgttaaagtgaaaaataaacatatttcaaacatgaaatcattcttgtgtgggcAACAAtgtaatacaaacaataatataaatgattattcttaaccaaaatgacagtaatagcataaaaacacattgactcTAATACTACTTATACTACTTAGCTACTTATGGAAGAgcgtagggtccaatcacttaTGCTTCTAAGGGTTAATTTAAATACCTGAATGTCTTTAAATTTAGAGGCCTCACTTTAACGTATTAGGGTTTATATTCTATCTCCTCTGTGACTggaacagcttttttttcagaattaaaacaCTTAACTCTGTTGCAATGAAGTTAAAGCTTAGGCAGTCTTATATTAGGCTCAATTCAAATTTAACCCTCAAGAAGTCAGAGAATGCACTTtgaaaaataacagcatttaACATGGACAGAcatattgggggaaaaaatgaaaaaaataacaataaacgGCAACATTGAGCTGCATTTGGAGAATTAAGGGCCCAGTATTCTTGAAGCAGCTATTTCAACTTCTGCTTCTTGAATTTTGACCAGTCCTTAAGTTTTTTGTCTCACCCAAGTCACAGTTTTATATAAGCACcatacaaagaacaaaaatgaaggTTTAAAAGGCCCCCCcacccacaaaaaaataatttaaaaaattgacaaaaaaaaaaacttttgtgaACAAATCTTAAATTTATTGCATAAATAACAAACTATTTAAAAAGTGTCTCATGTTTTGCGTTTTCAAAGAAATACATTGGACAGTTTATTGCATTCATCAGCCACGAATACTGGTTGAGTTATTAAGGTTGCATAAATTTGCAATATTTCCATGAtgtgcactaccgttcaaaactttttggtcacccaggcaatttcatgttttccatgaaaactcacacttttattcatgtgctaacatacggtaattgcacaagggttttctaatcatcaattcacctttcaacaccattagctaacacattgtagcattagaacacaggagtgatggttgctggaaatgttcctctgtacctctatgtagatattccattaaaaatcagccgtttccagctagaatagtcatttaccaaatTAACGTCTAGACCAGCGAACCCCAGttggcggcccgcgggccacatccggcccgcagTATACAAATGTCTGGCCCGTACCAACCCAACCGCACTAACACGCCTGTCctaatgtggaaaataattgcGCTGCgctttttcattttgatctCATCCCACACCGTACCCCTGACCTCCGACCTCACGCCGTCGAACGCGCGTGAACGTAAGATCTCCTGCACGCTCTTTCCAGTCCTGCAGTGAATCCGTCTTCCTAGAACGCTAATAGTGGCGGTACCAGGCACATCTGTCCAAACCCAAGAGCATGGCTAACACGAAGAAGCGTAAATTGGACTTTGAAAACCGTCAGTTTAAATCTGACTGGACTGatcgtttttgttttattttaccagatCATGCTAAAGCTAACCCGACACGCTTGATTTGCACGCAAACTGTGGCTGTCTGCAAAACAGATAATCTGAAGCGGCACTTGAACACTATGCATGCTGCCAGTTTCAATGCCAACTATCCTCCAGAATCTGATCAGCGCAAGCAAAAGATAGTAAATATGATAACATCATACAAGCGCTCCGTATCGACGATCTCAAAATCAACATCGGCACAAGAGAGCGCCACAGCTGCATCATTGTAGGTATCCTGGACCCtggctaaagctaagaagctGATGCTGAGTTAATGAAATCCTGTGCAGTTGCTATGGTTAGCGAAGTTTTACGCcatcatgaaaaacaaaagaagactgTTGTAGAACTACTAAAGCAGGTGCCATTGTCGGCTAATACGGCTACACGAAGAGTGGAAGTTTTAGCCGCGGACTGTTTTTCCCACCTACTCACCGATATGAAGAAAGCTGAAGCTATTTCACTAGCCAGAGACTCGTCCTGTGACCGCACTGATAGGGAAtagctttctgtttttgcaagattttttgaTGGAAAGACGTTTCGGGAAGAGTTGCTGTGTCTTCTTCCTCTGACTGGACGCACAACCGGGGAAATCATCTTTACCGAACTGACTCAATTCTTTGTGAAGAATGGCTTGGATGTTTGCAAAATCGTCTCCATTGTCACCGACGGGGCTCCGTCGATGGTGGGACAACACAAGGGCTTGGTAAGCAGGCTTTCAGGTAAACAggctttgtgtttgtatgtaaataatgaaatagttgcctttgttgttctgtttgttggTTCTGGTGTCATCTACTCTAACTTGGCACTTCATGAGATGAATATGTTGTAGTAATGTGATGTGTCTGTGGAAAGCTGTTTGGACGTTTTGCAGATGTACACTGTTAAACAATACAATTACAGTACGATAGCATTCAATGATATGTCAGACcttgaaaatctgacagtaaCCTCTGCCTCAGGATGCTCTGCTGTCATGTTAGTGCCGTTGTTTAAGCTTTGTATGAGCATGGACCGTATAGATGTAAATGCATTTGGTTTGAgatctttaaaattaatatatttcagTGTGTTGGTGGGAATGTGAGTGTTATAAATGGGCATTTAGGTAAATAAATGGTTGGTTTTGGACTTAATTTGTTTACagtacaatttctttttttgtgcaagCTTCTAGGTTTTAGAGTTAGATGTCTAAATTATTACTACTGtggctactactactacaaataatagcaataacgtcaacttgcacaaaaaacaaagtgtatGTTTTGGCCCTTGGCTTGGCACATTTGAAATTATTTGGCCCCTGGGGAATACTAATTGGGGAACCTtggtctagactatatttctgattaatttaatgtcatctacattgaaaaaactgcttttctttcaaaaataaggacatttctaagtgaccataaacttttgaacggtagtgtataccaaaataaaagctgataaaacattccTTTGTTTGCTGGAATATTCAGCTCAGTTCAgctgtagttttgtttcttgaaAGGAACTTcaggataaaaaacaaaaaatagatgttttGTGAAACTCAAGATTCCCATTAAGATTATTTGTGCCTTTATTTTAGAAATGCTGGGTGCAAATTCAAATTCAGGCCAAGTCCATTTGAAGTAATTATTGTAGAGGTCTTTTCACTCGTTATTCACGTCAGTAAACTTTCCTCTGATATTAACTAAACACATACCAACTTAACAGAGTGGTCTTTGGTATTAGTCACATGCTTATAGGCTCGTATTTCAAAAATTTCTCATTCTTGCCAAATACCACAGCAATGTAGATAACCCTGCGTAATTCCAGATTTTACAGTatgataaatatgtaatttatcAGAATTTAAGTGGAGCCAAATGCTAAAACTGTTTACAAAAGTTGAAATAGTTCAACACTTTACCCCATATGTATACACAACGATAACATCACATGATTTCAAAAcataagatttatttatttagtattttgtgCCACATTACAAAACAGACATTGGATTTCTCTTTGTAGTCATAAAAAGACATTACATGGAGGGAAAGGCTAAACAAAGTCACCCCAAGAACAgaaatgtaacatttatcaggtaaaTCTAGAACAAAATCAGTCAAATATGAAGCCGCTTCACTGCATGTTGTAATTGAACTGTCATGGCTCAGGAGCACAGTTCACAAAATTCAGTCACAAATAGAACTTTCTCTTGTGTACAGAAAACACTGATTGCAGCCATTAGTATGTATGTGATGTTGTCAGGACTATCATCCCCTCTTTGTGCTTGAAAATGCCCTGAATTTCAACCTAATctataaaattattaaaagtaTTATCCACACCCACACTTATTTGTGCGATAAAAGTTGATCTAGTGTTTCAGTAGTTATACAAAACACAGGAACAGTAAAGTTTCATCTTAACTGGAAGCAGTAGTTTTTGTTGAGGGAATGACACTTGCTTTAACGACACAAATGCTAAGGAGACAGTTAGTCAAATTTttgatcttaaaaaaaaaaaaagaactaactCTACCAAGTACCATGACCTAGGTTTGTAGATTAAATACCAGGTCAAGTTGTGCATTTCAATATGAGGAAGGaatcaaaaatcacatttaaatcatTGTGTTAACAGGAAGGAATCAAAAATACGTTTCAAGCAGCTTGAGAACTGGACAGACTCAAGTccacatttacatttaagtaAAGTGTCCAATTCCCCACACCTGCCAAATACCCTTTGTAAATGTTAGCAGACTGTGTGGTTGTGTAAgaacaggtgtgtgttttcatgtggcaGTGCGCTGTGCAGACGTTTTACTATGGCACCATCTTTAACTTTCTGTCTGGAGTTTCTTGAAAATACTTGCAGTTCATGTGGAGACGGTCCTCGACAGAGTTGTAGTTGAAATTTGAAGTGAATGATGCAGAAGCCACTACTGAGCTCCTACTGGCCGCTCTGGGTGACTCTCTTAGTGTAAGCATCCCAGCCAGACTTTCTGTATGACTCAGCAGCTTCCAGCCTATCGGAGGCCTCCAAGACACCTCGTCCCACGATGATGACATCAGAGCCTTTGTTGTAGATAACCTCCTCGGGGGTGGTGTACTGCTGGCCCAGCAGGTCTCCTGTAAGGGGAGGGAGACACAGAGAGATGAGAGAAATGGGGGAGGAAGGGAGGCAGAGataaagaggaggaggggagttAAAGAGACTACAGAAAACCAGCAATGACTTCTTGTCCTACAGCACCACCCTGTGTTTAACACGAGTCATGATCTTTAAAAGAGCAGAGCGAAAGGTTTCCATGTTTAAATCATTTAGAAAAACTTATTGTGGAGTACCTTACAGAAGAGCACGCTTTGTATTTGGACAGGGacacatttatttgttgttttggctctttttttttttttttttaaagcacactAGATTTAaaatgagggctgcacagttgcgtggtggttagcactttcgccttgcagcctTGAatatccccggttcacgtctcGGCTTTCCCCGGAtcttttctgcatggagtttgcatgttctccctgtgcatgcatgggttctttttttaattgaccATTCTAAATTTCCCGTAGGTATGAATGAGTgtaattgtttgtttgtgtatgtagccctgcgacagactagcgatctgtccagggtgttccctgtcttcaccctaagtcagctgggatagactcgagcctccccgcgaccctaatgaggattaagcgatgtatagataatggatggatttaaaatgaaactataACACTTTGGTGTAAGTGTTGGATTTAAGCTCTAATCGAAGGAGGTTTACATGCTCATCAAAGTAACTTTGTAGTGTAATAATATCCTAACTTTGGGGACAAAAGGAGATgggataaagaaaaacaaatatttttgttgcaaaTTATGTTACGGTTGTAGAATCTGGGTCAACTATATGGTCAAAAAGCTCTCATCTGGGCAAACTCTCAGTTCTCAAATTCTAATATCTGTTACTTTTATAAGGAGAAACGTGTTACATCAATATCTTTGCAGGACTAAATGATTCATTTTGGCAGTGGGAGGAACACCCCCACATTTTCACAACACAACTCACCAAACTGACAGACTGGCAGCTATTTTATGATTACTGAAGGTTTACTTGGAGATGGCGCCAACATTTGTACCAGGCTTTATACTTATACTGTTTTATACCAGGTCAAAGAAGGTATCAGTGTGGCTAGGGTTTGAACaaacagatgacaaaaaatTCCAGTGTAAACTCATCACAGCTCTACGACCAACACAGCACATCATCTATAAATAGTAGGTTCATTTGTCTGTGTTATAATTCTCAACAGTTTCTGTGCTGGGATTCGTTCGTACAGTTCTATTTTTGGAAATCATATGAATATAAGCAAATGCACGCTAGTCTGCTCTCAGTCATCTCTCATTATTTCAGTGAAGAATAATGAGGTTAAAGTGATTTAATAAGCTGCAAGTACtagctttttatgttcatttataattcatttaGGCTATTAAGGCTAGCAGTGGCAGATTTAGCTGATCTAGAGATAATGTGCAGACATTTTTTACCCCcacacaaacaataaatattttttgcgGCCACCGTGCCTTTAATGCTTTCTTGATCATCTTAGCTGTAAGTTAAGGGTAAAAGCCTCGAGCCAACTCCCAAAATTGGGAGAttataaatattcaaaatgattcTTAACACCTCAAACATCCTTAGAGCCAAAGGTAAGCTCTTTAATCTTATAGCAGTCTCTTCTTTTAATATCTAATGTGGTACagtttatagaaaaaaaacaattaaaagtcAAAAGTATACGCTAATTTCTTGTTGTGGTGCATTTCTTATGTCAGTATGTGCTTCCTCTCCAAGCAATTTGTGAGTATAAATCACAACAAAGAAGTGACAGATGAAAACCTCATCAAAATGCAATTtagtttacctccagccttCATCTGCACCCCGGGGGTCATGTGGATGAACTCTGGCCTCTTTGCGATCTTTGAGCCACAGATAAATCCAATCACAAAGTCAGAGTTCTCCTCCGCCATCTGCAGCTGTAACAACACATCACAGAGGCAAACAGCTGTAAACTAGCGGACACAGAGGACAGACAACATATCTGAGGCCGAGGCAGAAACATGCTTACCACAGCCTTTGTGTATTCACCAGTAGCCAGTGAGCCCTGGGAGCTCATTTGTGCAATGAGCAGACAGCCTCGGCCCAGAGGCTTCCCTACCGCACTCAGACCTTTCACTACCCCGGGCCCCGGCACTGCATGGGCGTTCACTATGTGGGACCATGATGAGATCTGGTACATACCACCTGGAGAACAGATACATGGGCCCAGCGTTAGGCTACTAAAGTCAGCTTCAACATATTTTATACATTAGCTATGTGCAACTTCGGAAGTTCCATcatgaaaaatgtgttaaatcttCTCACCTTCATACTGATGCTTGACTGTGTTTCCAATATCGGCAAACTTACGATCTTCAAAGATGAGGAAGTCATGTTTCTCGGCCAAAGcctgcagtttctggctgaaGGCCCCCGTGAAATCCTGGTCACACAAACAGCAATAAGATCAGTTTATTCGTCCTGACAAAGTTCTACATGTAACAAACCAGTTGTTTCTCCCTTGTACCTTCAGGATGTCTACGTGGGTCTTCAGCATGCAGATCTTCGGACCGAGAGATTCTGCCAGCTGGAGCAGCTCCTCGCTGCTGGTCACGTCGGCCGACACACAGAGGTTTGACTGCTTCTCCTCCATGATCTTCAGCAGCTTTGATGCAAGAGGGTGAATATCTGGatccaaaaatgtgaaatgtcattttacatttttacatttacacactAGTGGACAAACTGATTAAGTTTCAAGACCACATACTTCCCAGCTCGGCTCTATcgccataacttagctccaggtTCTGCTCCACACATGTCTTCTTGGTGGCAGGAGCATCATTGCCGTTCTTCTCTTTGGGGCTGAAAGAGGCAAGATAAAGATGAAAACGGTACTTTGGGGTTGTTACATGTAAATTATAAATTCTAGACACATGCAGGGTTAAAGCATGATGTGTGAAAACTAACAACCGTACCTGAAAGTGTTATTGTCCAGGAGAAACTTGCGGACGCTCTGGGCGGTTTTGGCGTCGATGCGCTCGGCTGCCATCAGCACATTGAGCAGCTTGAACAGGGAGATGATGGGATGGAGCCTGATTCCCTTAGAGGCCAACATCTCCACACCGCCCTGCTCTCTGTCCATTAGTACAATGGCGTCTGTCAccttcagaaaataaaaaacaattttctAAGCACCTGGTAAAATCATTACTGTACATCAGCGAGTTCTGTAATCCTTACAGTGATCAAAAAGGAACCCCAGTGTCATTATTAAtatcaaaattgtcaaaattctcccagaattatttcaaaattaaagtaaaatgactcctaatttgtccaaaaatgaatCAAAGAATTGTCAAAAAGGGCCGAAAGCTTGTCCAAAGTTGAGCAGTGAGTAAAGATCATCAAATGTTTAGTCTTTTGGGTGATTatgagtgtttttgtggtcattttagttgtttttgtgctgattttaggtccttctgtggtcatttaatgtctttttgtggtgaatttAGGTCTCTCTATagtgattttagttttttgtggtcattttacgtcTGTTTATGGTGGTTTTAGgtccttttgtggtcattttcagtcctttAGTTGTGATTTTaggtctttctgtggtcatttcaggtcattttgtggtaaGTTTAGGTCTTTCTATGGTGATTTCAGGtctttttatagtcattttagttttttgtggtcattttaggtctGTTTATGGTGGTTTTAGGtccttttgttgtgattttaggtctttctgtggtcattttagctCTTTCTGTGACCATTTAGgtccttttgtggtcatttttggtccttttgttgtgattgtaggtctttctgtggtcattttaggtccttttgttatgattttaggtctttctgtggtcattttagctCTTTCTGTGACCATTTAGgtccttttgtggtcatttttggtccttttgttgtgattttaggTCTTTCTGCGGTCATTTTAGCTCTTTCTGTGACcatttaggtctttttgtggtgattatCGGTCCTTTTGTTGTGATTGTTGGTccttttgttatgtttttaggtctttctgtggtgattttaacTCTTTCTGTGACCATTTTAGGTCCTTTTGTTGTGATTGTAGGTCTTTCTGTAGTCATTTTAGGTCCGtttgtgatgattttaggtccttctgtggtgatttttaagTCCTTGTGATTTTAGGTCTTTCGGTGGTCAACCTGGCAGCACCATTACTCTACATCACCGACTTCTGTAATCCTTACAGTGATCAAAAAGGATTCTCAGTGTCATTGTTAATAATCACTGCTGTAATTTTTGATTCTATACCTTCAGTCCCTCCTTGTAGAGAACCTCAGCAGTCTCCAGGATGCTGCTGCCGCTTGTCACTGTGTCCTCGATGATCAGACATGTATCCCCCTCACGAAACGATCCCTCCACCAGCCGCTTGGTTCCTACAGTGAAATCACACAGGGAGGGTTATCAGTCACTGCTTTAAACTGATTCTGAAACTGTTGACCCACAGCCTTGCCTCAATAATCTATCAAACATTTCAAGCTTTTAGAGAGAAGTGCAGCAGGATAAGAGTATAGATTCACATCCCTTCTTCAGTTGATTTGcttttaaagtatttattgCAGCGAGATGTAACACATTAAATGAAACTGCACAACTTGACTATAGGCAACAAAGCATCAGtgagaaaattatttttgatttgcattACATTTAGTCCCTTCCTGCATAGAGATGAATGCCCATCTCCACATCCATTACTCTTCTTTGAATTACTTATAAACTTGCTTAGATATGTTAATTTCTGTGCAATGCAATCATTGTATAGATGGTAAAATatctatgaaaatatatttctacTGCATTTTCTGGTGAGATACTTGCAAAACATGACAACTTCATCatattcattttttccccttgaCCTTAAggctaatttaaaaatatgcaagtATTATCATATCAAATGGTGAAAGATCCGGATAGTGTAGACTGTTCTTAAAAAACAAGGTACAGCACGTATGTCTAGCCCCTATAATAGCCAAGAaaagaagttaaaaataaaagaggTAAATTACCCTGAAAATAGCCTTGGGCTCATAGGGTTAATGCACAATCTTCAGTCTTGTTCAGAAAAACTGTTTAAGGCCTCTAATGCTGTTTTCTGAGAGTTCACTATCAAATCTAAGGTCAGTCTCTTTTTCGAAAGCTTGATAAACTGAACTTGACTCACCGTAATCCTTGGCCTCCTTTCGCCGGATGAGCATGGGCAGTTCATGTCTTGAACAGATGATTGTGGCCAGCGGCAGGGCTGTGTATGGAACCCCACACACCGAGTCAAACTGCAGCCCTTCATCGTGCACTCGCTGGTAGATGAAACTTGACACCTGTAAATAAAAGAAGCTTAAAAGGTCTGTAGTAACAATATGGTGACATTCTTGGAGGTGATGAATctataataaaatgttaaagcATCTCTTTAACCAACATGCTTACAATTTCCACTTTAGCTGTAATCCTTTCTGCTGTTACCTCTGAGGGACTTCTTTGCATCTTTGAGGGACATGATTTAGGGTGGAACCTTGAAATGGCTTTCAGGTTGACCTCTCATGAACAATGGCCAGCTTTACCTTATCTTTAGTGACTGGAATAGGAGCAGTGTTACTATAGGCACTTGTAGGGATGATAGTCGTCAGTGTTGCTGACACTGTCAAAGAGATGTTGATTCAGTAATCATTACTAAGACTTGAGTAAATGGTTGGGCTGCCCTTGAAGGACCCATAGATACACAACTATTCAAGTAAATATTTTAATAGATTTCAATATTGTGCCTCACATGTCCCCAAAATGTGTCTTTCCACTGGTTTTGCTCTAAACAACCTCTTTCAGCATCTCTagtttttaaatgcagttaaataGCATCTGTCCATGCcacattcaggaagaaaactctcccTGCATCTGATGAAAGAATGAAAGCAGGATTTTTTTAAGTGCTTTTAACTTTCTCTCCAAGTGAACATTTTACAAGGAAATCATTCACAACACAGCTATTGTTTTTAAGTCATGTGTCTGGGGGTTCTGTCCGACAATGTTgcagttataaaatcagtagtttAGCGGTGAAAAGCAGCAACTTGGAAATGGCTCTGAgatgactgctggttaacatatAGTCTAAATGGGTTCCTTCATGCACGTTTGGATGAGAAAAATGCGCAGCAAAGTGTGAGCACAGAGGgcaggagagaagaaaacagatgtaaacacaaGTGAGGTTAGGTTGCAACACAATAggcaacataaaaacacagcaatcCAAGCAGCCcttgtttattggtttagtggttggctAGATTCCACTATTCATAAATGTCCCTCAGCGTTACAATTTCTACAGATCTCTGGCATGCAGCCAAACCTAATGGGAACATTAGCCATAAATTGTGCTAACACCAAAGGCATTCCTATTGTGATGGGACACTGCCGTCAAAGCAAAAGTTCCTCTGATACTGGGAGTGCATGGAAACTCTTTTGTTTACTCCTGCAGCCATCAGCAGAACATGTGGCGTGCTTTATTTGGGCTGAAACATTTTAAGCAGCTTGCCAATTCCGAATGGCTCAATAAGGGAGCAGGATTTCCAAAGTTTGAGATACACAGCTATTAGTTCCTCAGTTGGAGTATAGCAGTTAAAGCTGGAGGTTATCTAGCTGTGAAGGAGCTTCAAGAATGCAAGGAAACAAGccacaaaacacagtaaaaattgATTTTCTCCAT
This DNA window, taken from Amphiprion ocellaris isolate individual 3 ecotype Okinawa chromosome 11, ASM2253959v1, whole genome shotgun sequence, encodes the following:
- the umps gene encoding uridine 5'-monophosphate synthase, which gives rise to MDNVCIDTLILKLHDVNAVKFGEYKLKSGMMTPIYIDLRVLVSHPALMNQVSSFIYQRVHDEGLQFDSVCGVPYTALPLATIICSRHELPMLIRRKEAKDYGTKRLVEGSFREGDTCLIIEDTVTSGSSILETAEVLYKEGLKVTDAIVLMDREQGGVEMLASKGIRLHPIISLFKLLNVLMAAERIDAKTAQSVRKFLLDNNTFSPKEKNGNDAPATKKTCVEQNLELSYGDRAELGNIHPLASKLLKIMEEKQSNLCVSADVTSSEELLQLAESLGPKICMLKTHVDILKDFTGAFSQKLQALAEKHDFLIFEDRKFADIGNTVKHQYEGGMYQISSWSHIVNAHAVPGPGVVKGLSAVGKPLGRGCLLIAQMSSQGSLATGEYTKAVLQMAEENSDFVIGFICGSKIAKRPEFIHMTPGVQMKAGGDLLGQQYTTPEEVIYNKGSDVIIVGRGVLEASDRLEAAESYRKSGWDAYTKRVTQSGQ